In one Paracoccus everestensis genomic region, the following are encoded:
- the cysT gene encoding sulfate ABC transporter permease subunit CysT, whose amino-acid sequence MSVAAVIDAPAGRQKRVLPGFGLTMGLTLTYVGIIVMLPVIALVLKGAEIGPTRFWEIVTAPRTLAALRLTITAAALATVFNAAYGLLMAWVLVRYRFPGRRLLDAMMDIPFALPTAVAGLALTALFSANGWYGAILAPTGISVVYTIWGIAIAMSFTSIPFVVRTVQPILEDLDPGQEEAARTLGATPFQIFTRVIFPAILPAFLIGTTIAFARSLGEFGAVIFIAGNLPMKTEIASLLAVIRLEEYDYNGAAAIALTLVAIALVLLALSNWLQARLTRRRVPA is encoded by the coding sequence ATGAGCGTTGCGGCGGTCATCGACGCCCCTGCCGGGCGGCAAAAACGGGTGCTTCCGGGCTTTGGCCTGACCATGGGCCTGACGCTGACCTATGTCGGCATCATCGTGATGCTGCCCGTCATCGCCCTGGTGCTGAAGGGGGCGGAAATCGGCCCCACCCGGTTCTGGGAGATCGTGACCGCCCCCCGCACACTGGCCGCGCTGCGCCTGACCATCACCGCGGCCGCCCTGGCGACGGTGTTCAATGCGGCATACGGGCTGTTGATGGCCTGGGTGCTGGTCCGCTATCGCTTTCCGGGTCGCCGGCTGCTGGATGCGATGATGGACATTCCCTTTGCCCTGCCCACCGCCGTGGCGGGTCTGGCGCTGACGGCGCTGTTTTCTGCGAATGGCTGGTATGGCGCGATCCTGGCGCCCACCGGAATTTCGGTTGTCTATACCATCTGGGGCATTGCGATCGCGATGTCCTTTACCTCGATCCCCTTTGTGGTCCGCACCGTCCAGCCGATCCTCGAGGATCTGGACCCCGGCCAGGAAGAAGCCGCCCGCACGCTGGGCGCGACGCCATTCCAGATCTTCACCAGGGTGATCTTTCCGGCGATCCTGCCTGCCTTCCTGATCGGCACAACCATCGCCTTTGCGCGCTCGCTGGGCGAATTCGGCGCGGTGATCTTTATCGCCGGGAACCTGCCCATGAAGACCGAGATCGCCTCGCTTCTGGCGGTGATCCGGCTTGAGGAATATGACTATAACGGTGCTGCGGCCATCGCATTGACACTGGTCGCCATCGCCCTTGTGCTGCTGGCGCTGTCGAACTGGCTGCAAGCGCGCCTGACCCGGCGGAGGGTTCCGGCATGA
- a CDS encoding sulfate ABC transporter substrate-binding protein, whose translation MKTRLTTALALVLGLASPVAAQDAILNVSYDIARELFAELNPVFAEKWQAETGRSVTIDQSHGGSSKQARAILEGLPADVVTFNQVTDIDVLAKDGLVGADWREAFPNQASPYYSLPAFLVREGNPKNIDDWDDLIQKGVQVIFPNPKTSGNARYTYLAAYAYALDKNNGDQAAAQEFVKKVFANVPVFDQGGRAATATFAERGIGDVLITFEAETGGIARQYADAKLERVTPSLSVLAEFPVAVVTENAESKGTAEVSKAYLDFLYSPDAQRILAQNFNRVHDEAITAEFAANFPKVKLVTVEEVFGGWDKVQQEHFAEGGILDSVFVNQ comes from the coding sequence TTGAAAACCCGCCTGACCACTGCCCTTGCCCTTGTTCTGGGCCTTGCATCGCCCGTCGCCGCGCAGGACGCGATCCTGAACGTATCCTATGACATCGCACGCGAGTTGTTTGCCGAACTGAACCCGGTCTTTGCCGAGAAATGGCAGGCGGAAACGGGCCGCAGCGTAACCATCGACCAGTCCCATGGCGGTTCGTCTAAACAGGCGCGCGCAATCCTGGAAGGGCTGCCCGCCGATGTCGTGACCTTCAACCAGGTGACAGATATCGACGTGCTGGCCAAGGACGGCCTGGTCGGCGCCGACTGGCGCGAGGCATTCCCGAACCAGGCGTCGCCCTATTATTCGCTGCCCGCATTCCTGGTGCGCGAAGGCAATCCCAAGAACATCGACGACTGGGATGACCTGATCCAAAAAGGGGTTCAGGTCATCTTCCCGAACCCCAAGACCAGCGGCAATGCGCGCTATACCTATCTTGCGGCCTATGCCTATGCGCTGGACAAGAACAACGGGGATCAGGCGGCGGCGCAGGAGTTCGTCAAGAAGGTCTTTGCCAACGTGCCGGTCTTCGACCAAGGCGGGCGTGCGGCCACCGCAACCTTCGCCGAACGCGGCATTGGCGACGTGCTGATCACCTTCGAGGCCGAAACCGGCGGCATTGCCCGCCAATATGCCGATGCGAAACTGGAACGGGTCACGCCATCGCTGTCGGTTCTGGCCGAATTCCCGGTCGCTGTCGTGACGGAGAACGCGGAAAGCAAAGGCACCGCCGAGGTGTCGAAGGCTTATCTCGATTTCCTGTATTCGCCCGATGCGCAGCGTATCCTTGCGCAAAACTTCAACCGCGTGCATGACGAGGCGATCACCGCCGAATTCGCCGCGAACTTCCCCAAGGTGAAGCTGGTCACGGTCGAAGAGGTGTTCGGCGGCTGGGACAAGGTCCAGCAAGAACATTTCGCCGAAGGCGGGATCCTTGATTCCGTGTTCGTGAACCAATGA
- a CDS encoding sulfate/molybdate ABC transporter ATP-binding protein, which yields MSLAVSHLARRFGATQVLRGIDLTVAEGELVALLGPSGSGKTTLLRIIAGLDWPDAGALSFDGMDWLTKSAAERRIGFVFQHYALFPHMTVRDNIAFGLTVLPRAERPGKAQIAATVDGLLRFLQIDRLADRYPAELSGGQRQRVALGRAMAINPRVLLLDEPFGALDAQVRRDLRRWLRGVHDSAGTTTIFVTHDQEEAFELADRVVVMNGGVVEQIGQPDEIYDHPATPFVARFLGLTVDLPVTMAAGRAYAVGLDLAALPRRALPDGPARLFLRPADIQPIPDPAAPFRVTEIATTGALLRVAAEDGTGCRIEAEVPRRDGRGLRQGQPVALRAVAGQIFPGGASQSALPIQTPKTLKEARS from the coding sequence ATGTCCCTTGCCGTTTCGCATCTTGCCCGACGCTTTGGCGCAACCCAGGTCTTGCGCGGCATCGACCTGACCGTGGCCGAGGGCGAACTGGTCGCGCTTCTTGGCCCCTCGGGGTCGGGCAAGACCACGCTGCTGCGCATCATCGCCGGGCTGGATTGGCCCGATGCGGGCGCGTTGTCCTTTGACGGCATGGACTGGCTGACGAAATCCGCCGCCGAACGCCGCATCGGTTTCGTGTTCCAGCATTACGCGCTGTTTCCCCATATGACGGTGCGCGACAACATCGCCTTTGGCCTGACGGTTCTGCCGCGCGCCGAGCGCCCCGGCAAGGCGCAGATCGCGGCGACCGTGGACGGGCTGCTGCGCTTCCTGCAGATCGACAGGCTGGCCGACCGATATCCCGCCGAACTGTCGGGCGGGCAGCGCCAGCGGGTCGCCCTGGGCCGCGCCATGGCCATCAACCCGCGTGTTCTGCTGCTGGACGAACCCTTTGGCGCGCTTGACGCCCAGGTCCGCCGCGACCTGCGCCGCTGGCTGCGCGGGGTCCACGACAGCGCCGGCACCACCACGATCTTCGTGACCCACGACCAGGAAGAAGCCTTTGAACTGGCCGACCGCGTGGTTGTGATGAACGGCGGCGTCGTCGAACAGATCGGCCAGCCGGACGAGATTTACGACCACCCTGCGACGCCCTTTGTCGCGCGTTTCCTGGGCCTGACGGTCGATCTGCCTGTTACGATGGCGGCAGGCCGGGCCTATGCGGTGGGACTGGATCTGGCCGCCCTGCCCCGGCGGGCGCTGCCTGATGGACCGGCCCGGCTGTTCCTGCGTCCCGCCGACATCCAGCCCATCCCCGACCCCGCCGCGCCCTTCCGCGTGACCGAGATCGCCACGACCGGCGCGCTGCTGCGGGTCGCGGCCGAGGACGGCACCGGCTGCCGGATCGAGGCTGAGGTTCCGCGCCGCGACGGCCGCGGGCTGCGCCAGGGCCAGCCCGTGGCCTTGCGCGCCGTGGCAGGCCAGATTTTTCCCGGCGGCGCGTCGCAGTCCGCCCTGCCGATCCAGACCCCGAAGACCCTCAAGGAGGCCCGCTCTTGA